The sequence ACTTATACGTGCGGTCGAAGCCCGTAATTGTGACGCCCTGACTGCGCTTCAGTGCCAATGCCAGTGACCCGCCGATCAGCCCGAGTCCTATGATCGATACATGTGTTGTCATCCTATTACCCTCTGTCTGTAAGTATTGCTGACAATGCGTTGAAAAAACCGTCATTCTGTTCTTCAGAACCGATTGTCACCCGGATGCGGTTCGGAGTCCCGAGGAGATTCCCGCTCCGTACGATGAACCCTTCCTTCAGCAGCAGCTCTGCCGCTTCGTCTGCATCCATCGGCACTTCCAGCAGGACGAAGTTCGCTTCCGACCGGTTGACATGCAGACCATGCTCACGCGCAAACTGTTCAAAGCGTTTTTTCTGCTCGGCGTTTTCCGTACGGCAGCGGCTGATGAATTCCTGATCCTCGAGCGCTTGTTCCGCAGCAGCAAGTGCGAGCGAGCCCGTATTGAACGGATTCCGGACTTTGTTCAGCTCCGTAATGACAGCCGGCGAACCGATTGCGTATCCGATCCGGAACGAAGCCAGGCCGTATGCTTTGGAGAAGGTGCGGAGGATGACCAGATTCGGGAACTGCCCGAGCCATCGGACCGGGTCCTTATAGGTTTTGTCAGTTATGTACTCGTAATAGGCTTCATCCAGCACGACCAAAATATCGGACGGCACTTGTTCCAGGAACTTGAAAAGCCGGTCGGACGGCAGCAGGTCACCGGTCGGATTGTTCGGTGAACAGATCCAGATCACGGACGTCGACGCGTCTGTCGCTTCCAGGAACTTATCGAGGTCATGCTGGCCATCGATAAGCGGGATTTCGCGCACGTCCGCCCCTTCTATGCGGGCATTGTGGGCATATTGGGGAAATGTCGGAGACGGCATGATCGTATTGCTCTGCGGCGTCAGCAGTGCCCTGGAGATGATGGTGATCAAATCATCGGACCCGTTCCCGAGCAGGATCATGGACTCATCAGCACCGATAAGTTTAGATAGCTTGGTCTTCAATGCCGGCCTTCCCGTCTCCGGATAGATTTCATACTGGACGAGTGCCTGTTCCAGGAAGGTTCGGACTGAAGGCGCACAGCCGTAAGGATTTTCGTTGGACGCAAGTTTTTCGATCGTGCGGATGCCATATTCCTTCTGCACATCTTCGATCGATCGCCCGGGTTTGTATGGTTTCATAGCCGACAGGGCGGTTTTCCATTTCATCTGCATTCACCTCGGTTTAGTTATTGCCCGGCAAGATCCGGTCTCAGCTTCACGGCATCATTCATGTAGACGTGCCGGATATCTTTCTGTCCGATGGATGTATTCGCGTGCATGAGCACCCGGATACAGAGCGGCATGCCGCCCGCCACGTCCATCTCGTGCATGCACATGACCGGGACATACGTCCAGCCTTCAATTGTCCGGACCGCTTTCGCCGGAAATGCCGATGTCACATCCACTGTAGTGGAAATGAGGACGGATGCGATATCATCCGGGAGCAGATTGTTCTCCTGCGCCATCTGCTTCACAAGACGAGCTGTTACCTCCAGCACCGCCTGCTCCTCATCGCACACGACTGTTGTCGCTCCCCTGATTCCTCTGACTGTCATCTGCGCATCCCCTCTCCCACCCGTTTTTGGAGTTCGGCAAAAGCTGATTCAGCCGTCTCCTCCGGCACTTGTGTGATGAATGGCTGGCCCGGCTGCTCCAGCACCACGAAAACAAGGTTGCCGTATTCCGCCTTTTTATCTTTTTTCATATATGTCAGGATCGGTTCGAATGGTATCTCCAGAATACGCTCCATCGGATATGCAGCATCCAGAGCGAAACGGATGAACCGGTCTGTCAGCAGCCTGTCCGTTTTGCCGTATGTTTCACTGAGCAGCAGGCTGTATGCCATCCCGATCATGACACATTCACCGTGACTGAGGGTTCCGTACCCGAAATGAGCCTCCACGGCATGGCCGAGTGTGTGGCCGAAATTCAGGTGCTTCCGCCGGCCGCCTTCGAAGACATCCTGTTCCACGATTTCAGTCTTGACCCTGATTCCTTTCACCAGTTCTTCCTCAAGCTCGGAAGCGGGCAGTTTCGGGAATTGGCGGTTATTCAGCAATGACTCCGTCCAGCCGGCATCCGAGATGAATGCATGCTTCAGCAATTCCGCCATACCCGACCGGATTTCCCTGTCCGGCAGCGTGGTGAATAAGTCCGTTTCGAACAGGACAGCTGCGGGCTGATGGAATGCACCGACCATATTTTTGCCTTCGGGCATATTGATGGCCGTCTTGCCGCCTACCGCACTGTCATGAGCAAGTATGGTCGTCGGACATTGCACAAATGGAATCCCTCTCATGAAGGTGGCTGCAACGAATCCGGTCAGATCACCGCAGGCTCCGCCGCCGAACGCAATAAGAAGGGAATTTCGGGTGAAATTGTTCTGCAGCAGGAACGACTGGCTCGCAAGGAAGCTGTCCGCTGATTTACAGGATTCACCGGACGGCAGCAGGCGCACCATGTAAGGGATCCCCGTGTCCTGCAGAGCTTCCTCAAGTATGTGCAAATGAAGTCCGGCAGCTGTTTCATCCGCAAATACCGCTACTTTGTCCTTGCCTGCAAACAGTTCCCGGCAGTCTCGCGGCAAAAGCCTGTAGACGTCCGTTCCGATCAGGACGTCATAGGGGGTGCCGCCTGCACGGACAGTGATCTGTTCCATTGTCAAAACTCCTTCGCGTAGCGTCTGTATTGGTCGACATCCTCTTTCAGGCCATCCATTTCAAATGACCGGAATTCTTCGATGATCACTTTGGCAAGCTCGGTTGCGATGACATGCTCCGCTACTACGGAAGCAGCAGGAACCGCACAAGGATCGGAACGTTCGATCGTGGCAGTGAACGGTTCTTTCGAGTCGATATCGACACTTTCGAGCGGTTTGTAAAGCGTCGGGATCGGCTTCATGACCCCTCGTATGATGATCGGCATTCCTGTCGACATTCCGCCCTCCAGTCCGCCGAGACGATTCGTCTTCCTGTAATAGCCTCTCTCTTCCGACCAGGCGATTTCGTCATGTACATCACTGCCGAAACGCTTGGCCATCTCGAATCCGATGCCGAATTCGACACCCTTGAACGCATTGATGGACATCATCGCAGCAGCGAGGCGGCCATCGAGTTTACGGTCGAACTGGACGTAACTGCCCATTCCCGGCGGGCAGCCCTCAATCACGACTTCCACGACGCCTCCGAGCGTATCTCCCCTGCCTTTCGCATCGTCGATCGCCTCGACCATGGCCGGTGAAGCTGCAGGATCTGCACAATAGACCGGATCTTCTTCCACGCGCTTCCTGATTTCGTCTGCGGACAAGGATGCGGCGGTATCGGGGTCTGCCGTGATGCCTCCGATCTCAATGACATGTGCAGCTGTCCGGATGCCCAGTTCACGCAGGAACTGTTTCGCGACCGCTCCGGCTGCGACACGCATCGTCGTCTCACGCGCAGAGGACCGTTCCAGTACATTCCGCAAATCCCGATGGCCGTATTTGATGCCGCCCACCAAGTCGGCATGACCCGGACGCGGCCGTGTAATCTGCCGTTTGATATCTTCAGGACGGATCTCATCTCCAAGAGGCTCAATGCCCATGATGGATGTCCAATGTTTCCAATCATCATTGACCACTGTCAACGTGATCGGGGAGCCGAGCGTCTTCCCATGCCGGACGCCGGATGAGATGACGACCTGATCCTTTTCGATCTGCATTCTCCGTCCGCGTCCATGGCCTCCCTGACGTCTGCTGAGTTCCTTCGTAATCATTTCCGCAGTCAGCGGCAGCTGTGCGGGTATCCCTTCAATGATGGCTGTCAGCTCAGGGCCGTGTGATTCACCAGCTGTCAGTACTCTCATCTGATCATCCCCCTTTTGGCCACGCTTGGAATGTGACCATTGATAGCACTTTACCAAACTACAATCGTGTTGACTACTTGTTTAAATGAAAAAAACCGGAAAACTCCGGTTTTTTCATAATTTCTTATAAAAGAACGTATCTTCCGACTCGAGGCCGTACCGGTCGGGACTGAAAATCTGCTCAGTACTGCCAACAAATAGGATGCCGCCGGGCTTCAAAGCTTTCGCAAAGCTGGAATAGATCTGGTCTTTCGCCTCTTCCGTGAAATAGATCATGACATTCCGGCAGACGATCAGATCGTAGTCGCTGCCATAGCTGTCTTCAAGCAGGTTATGCTTCTTGAAGGAGACCGTACGTTTCACTTCATCGGTCACCTGGAAGAACTGGCCTTCCTGTGTGAAATACTTCTTCTTCACATCAGCCGGCACCTCTTTCAGCGAACGCTCCGGATACAGTCCGACTTTCGCTTTTTCAATGACACCCTGGTCCAGATCGGTGGCTGTGATGGATACTTCGCGGAGCGGCATATGATTCGATAGAACCATGGCCATGGAATACGGTTCTTCGCCTGTCGAACAGGCGGCACTCCAGCATTTCAGTTTTTTGGAATTCTCCAGCAGCTGCGGGATGATCTTACGGTCAAGGACTTCCCATCTGGATCCGTTGCGGTAAAATTCAGACACGTTGATGGTCATCCTGTCCAGAAACTCATCCATCATCGCCTGATCACTGCGGATGAGCTCGAAGTATTCCATGAAGTCCCGGCATTTCCGTTTCTCATACAGCGATGTCAGCCGGCGTTTCATCTGTGCCTCTTTATAGAGAGACAGGTCGATTCCTGTCTTCTTCTTCACATTGGCTATGAACTGCGTATAATCCGACACGATTCTGCCCCCGTTCCCTTGCTCGTTATGTATAACAAAAACAGCCGGCGGAAACCGCTAGGCTGCTTTTGCAAGAATTTAGTTGATCCAGCTGTTGATATCTTTTTTGTAGGAAGTAAGTTCCTCTTCCTTGAAGAACAAGCCGATTTCACGCTCAGCGGATTCAGGTGAATCCGAACCGTGGATGATGTTCTTGCCGACAGTGACTGCGAAGTCGCCGCGGATCGTTCCCGGTGCTGAATCTTTCGGGTTTGTTGCACCCATCATGAGGCGTGCTGTCGAAATGACATTCTCGCCTTCCCAGACCATTGCAAATACAGGACCGGATGTGATGAACTCGACAAGTTCCCCGAAGAACGGACGCTCTTTGTGCTCGCCGTAGTGCTGCTCGGCAAGTTCCTGTGAAATCTGCATCAGCTTACCGCCGACGAGCTGGTAGCCTTTGCTTTCGAAACGGTTAACGATCTCACCGATAAGTCCGCGCTGGACGCCATCCGGTTTTACCATCAAAAATGTTTTTTCCATAATACATGATCTCTCCTTATCATTGCGAATCAGGGATGCCCCTACTGAATAGTATCAAACACAGGACAATCTTTCAATTTTTTCTTTATTCGGCAATGCTCAATACGTCCGTTTCCCGAGGAAATCGGCAATTTGTTCGAATGCCTGTTTTGCATCGCTGTCCGGAAGCCACTTGATTTCATCTGCGGCTTTCTGCAGATAGAGGTCGCTGACAGCCTGGGCTTTCTCGATAGCGCCGCTTTTGCGGACGTAGTCCAGCATGGCAGACCGTTCGTGTTCAGTCAGGCTGCCGTCGAATGCGCTTGTCAAATACGGCTGGAAGTCCGGCTCATCCCGTATGTACAGGATCGGCAGTGTAATATGCCCGTTCAGGAGATCGGATCCTGCCGGTTTGCCGAGCTGTTTGTCGGATGAGGTGAGATCCAGTATATCATCGACGATCTGGAATGCCATCCCTGCATAATAGCCGAAATTCCGCAGTCTGCGCACAACGTCACCGTCCGCGCCGGAAATGAGCGCGCCGAGTTCACAGCTGGAAGACAGCAGAAGCGCCGTTTTCCGTTTGATACGGCGCAGATAATCGCGCAGCGACTGATCGGTCTGCCTCTGGTAATCGAACTGGATGATCTCACCCTTGCAGATTTCAAGCATTGTTGTCGCGAGCAGCCGGTGGACAGGAATCATTTCGATTTCGCCGATGGACGTCAGTGCACGTGAGAAAAGGAAATCACCGGTGTACATTGCAATCCGGTTATCCCATTTCGCTTTGACGGTCTTCCGGCTTCTTCTCATATCCGAATCGTCGATCACGTCGTCATGGACGAGAGAGGCCATGTGGACAAGTTCAAGCGAGACCGCCACTTTCGCTGTGCGTTCCATCGAATACGAACCGAACTTTGAAGAAAGGAATACGAAAATTGGACGGATCCTCTTCCCTCCTGCTCTCAGCAGATGCATGGACGCCTGCTGAATGAGCGGGGAATCCGACTGAACGGCATTCTCAAGCTCTTTCTCGATATAAATGAGTTCCTTCCGGAAATCTGTATATAACGCCATCGCCTTCAATTTTTCCAAAATGATTCCCTTCTCCCGCCTGCATAATATTATTTGATTGCGATGTGTCCGGCAGCAACGCCGCCGCTGTATGGCCGATAGTCGACCCTGACAAACCCCGCATCCTTGAACATATGCGCGAGCTCTTCCCTTCCGGGGAAGTCGTCTGCTGATTCCTGCAGCCAGGAATACTCATTGTAACTTTTCGCAAACAGCTTGCCGAACACCGGCATGATGTAATGGAAGTACAGCCTGAATGCCTGCCGGTATCCCGGAATGAGAGACTGTGATGTTTCCAGACAGGCGGCAAGGCCTCCGGGTTTCACGACGCGGTACAGCTCTTTCAGCACCTGTTCGTAGTCCGGCACATTCCGCAGACCGAATCCGATCGTTACGACATCGAACGTGTTATCTTCGAATGGCAGTTCCATGGCATTGCCCTGGACAAGCGTGATATTCGGATAGTCTTCGGTCTTAGGCGCCGCGCTCGACAGCATGGCTTCGCTGAAGTCCAGCCCGGTGACAGTGCCGTTCGTGCCGACAGCGTTTGCGAGGGCGATCGTCCAGTCCGCCGTTCCGCAGCAGACATCCAGGGCTTTCATACCCGGCTTGATATCCATACGTTCCATGATATCCGCACGCCAGCCTTTGTGCAGATTGAAA comes from Sporosarcina trichiuri and encodes:
- the hisC gene encoding histidinol-phosphate transaminase, whose product is MKWKTALSAMKPYKPGRSIEDVQKEYGIRTIEKLASNENPYGCAPSVRTFLEQALVQYEIYPETGRPALKTKLSKLIGADESMILLGNGSDDLITIISRALLTPQSNTIMPSPTFPQYAHNARIEGADVREIPLIDGQHDLDKFLEATDASTSVIWICSPNNPTGDLLPSDRLFKFLEQVPSDILVVLDEAYYEYITDKTYKDPVRWLGQFPNLVILRTFSKAYGLASFRIGYAIGSPAVITELNKVRNPFNTGSLALAAAEQALEDQEFISRCRTENAEQKKRFEQFAREHGLHVNRSEANFVLLEVPMDADEAAELLLKEGFIVRSGNLLGTPNRIRVTIGSEEQNDGFFNALSAILTDRG
- the aroH gene encoding chorismate mutase, whose product is MTVRGIRGATTVVCDEEQAVLEVTARLVKQMAQENNLLPDDIASVLISTTVDVTSAFPAKAVRTIEGWTYVPVMCMHEMDVAGGMPLCIRVLMHANTSIGQKDIRHVYMNDAVKLRPDLAGQ
- the aroB gene encoding 3-dehydroquinate synthase; this encodes MEQITVRAGGTPYDVLIGTDVYRLLPRDCRELFAGKDKVAVFADETAAGLHLHILEEALQDTGIPYMVRLLPSGESCKSADSFLASQSFLLQNNFTRNSLLIAFGGGACGDLTGFVAATFMRGIPFVQCPTTILAHDSAVGGKTAINMPEGKNMVGAFHQPAAVLFETDLFTTLPDREIRSGMAELLKHAFISDAGWTESLLNNRQFPKLPASELEEELVKGIRVKTEIVEQDVFEGGRRKHLNFGHTLGHAVEAHFGYGTLSHGECVMIGMAYSLLLSETYGKTDRLLTDRFIRFALDAAYPMERILEIPFEPILTYMKKDKKAEYGNLVFVVLEQPGQPFITQVPEETAESAFAELQKRVGEGMRR
- the aroC gene encoding chorismate synthase encodes the protein MRVLTAGESHGPELTAIIEGIPAQLPLTAEMITKELSRRQGGHGRGRRMQIEKDQVVISSGVRHGKTLGSPITLTVVNDDWKHWTSIMGIEPLGDEIRPEDIKRQITRPRPGHADLVGGIKYGHRDLRNVLERSSARETTMRVAAGAVAKQFLRELGIRTAAHVIEIGGITADPDTAASLSADEIRKRVEEDPVYCADPAASPAMVEAIDDAKGRGDTLGGVVEVVIEGCPPGMGSYVQFDRKLDGRLAAAMMSINAFKGVEFGIGFEMAKRFGSDVHDEIAWSEERGYYRKTNRLGGLEGGMSTGMPIIIRGVMKPIPTLYKPLESVDIDSKEPFTATIERSDPCAVPAASVVAEHVIATELAKVIIEEFRSFEMDGLKEDVDQYRRYAKEF
- a CDS encoding CheR family methyltransferase translates to MSDYTQFIANVKKKTGIDLSLYKEAQMKRRLTSLYEKRKCRDFMEYFELIRSDQAMMDEFLDRMTINVSEFYRNGSRWEVLDRKIIPQLLENSKKLKCWSAACSTGEEPYSMAMVLSNHMPLREVSITATDLDQGVIEKAKVGLYPERSLKEVPADVKKKYFTQEGQFFQVTDEVKRTVSFKKHNLLEDSYGSDYDLIVCRNVMIYFTEEAKDQIYSSFAKALKPGGILFVGSTEQIFSPDRYGLESEDTFFYKKL
- the ndk gene encoding nucleoside-diphosphate kinase — encoded protein: MEKTFLMVKPDGVQRGLIGEIVNRFESKGYQLVGGKLMQISQELAEQHYGEHKERPFFGELVEFITSGPVFAMVWEGENVISTARLMMGATNPKDSAPGTIRGDFAVTVGKNIIHGSDSPESAEREIGLFFKEEELTSYKKDINSWIN
- a CDS encoding polyprenyl synthetase family protein translates to MEKLKAMALYTDFRKELIYIEKELENAVQSDSPLIQQASMHLLRAGGKRIRPIFVFLSSKFGSYSMERTAKVAVSLELVHMASLVHDDVIDDSDMRRSRKTVKAKWDNRIAMYTGDFLFSRALTSIGEIEMIPVHRLLATTMLEICKGEIIQFDYQRQTDQSLRDYLRRIKRKTALLLSSSCELGALISGADGDVVRRLRNFGYYAGMAFQIVDDILDLTSSDKQLGKPAGSDLLNGHITLPILYIRDEPDFQPYLTSAFDGSLTEHERSAMLDYVRKSGAIEKAQAVSDLYLQKAADEIKWLPDSDAKQAFEQIADFLGKRTY
- a CDS encoding demethylmenaquinone methyltransferase codes for the protein MSQSKEEKVHSVFQSISSEYDKMNSVISFNLHKGWRADIMERMDIKPGMKALDVCCGTADWTIALANAVGTNGTVTGLDFSEAMLSSAAPKTEDYPNITLVQGNAMELPFEDNTFDVVTIGFGLRNVPDYEQVLKELYRVVKPGGLAACLETSQSLIPGYRQAFRLYFHYIMPVFGKLFAKSYNEYSWLQESADDFPGREELAHMFKDAGFVRVDYRPYSGGVAAGHIAIK